TGGTATTTTCCCTGGCCCCTCTGAATAATGTTGATTTGGTAAACATAATGCAGGCAGCCCTTGCAGACCGGGATCGGGGATTAGGGGAACTCGAGCTTACTTGGGACGATGAAGTGCTCATGGCTATAGCTCAGGGAACAGGGGGCGATGCTCGTCAGGCTCTAACCAGATTGGAATATCTGGCCCGAGCTGTCTCCGTCTCCGGTGGATCAAAACTCACGGTGGAGCGAGCCCGTCGGGAGCTTCCCAAGTCCTCTCTTCGGCATGACCGAGAGGGGGACGACCACTATCAAGTTATCTCGGCCTTTATCAAGAGCATCAGGGGTTCCGATCCTGACGCCACGGTATATTGGCTTGCTCGATTGCTGAGAGCCGGGGAGGACATTCGGTTTGTGGCGAGGCGGATGGTTATCTCAGCGGCAGAAGATGTTGGGTTGGCCGATCCTATGGCGCTGGTAATTGCCTCGGCAGCCGCTCATGGCGCCGAGATGACCGGTATGCCTGAGGCTCGGATCATTCTCTCGGAGGCTGCCATCTATTTGGCGGCAGCCCCCAAAAGTAATCGAGCGTACGATGCGATGAACTGCGCTATGGCGGCAGTGGATGCAGGCGATCTTCAGGCCGTGCCCCCGCATCTGATCAACGGAAATCCGGGGTATGTCTATCCCCACGACGACCCAAGGCACTGGGTCCCCCAGGCCTATTTGGAGGAACCTCGTCGGTTTTACCGGCCCTCCGATGTGGGATACGAGACCAAGATCAGTCGGATTTTACGGCGATACTGGCGACGGTTTAGGGAGAACTCTCAGGAAGACTGAGGTTTTATGGCTCCTGGATGGCTTTTCAGAAAATTCTCGACGCTGCTTTTGGTCAGACCAATATGTTCGCTCATTTCCTGCCTGGCCCTTTCTGCATTCCGATCTAATATGGCATTTATGACAGCCACATGACCATCGGACAGGGCCTTAAGATAGCTGGGCTCTGCCAAGGAATAAGGGCGATAGAGGTTAATCATGTCCTGTATATCCAACAGGACTCCACAGAGGAAACGATTTCCTGAGGCTCGATAGAGCAGGTTGTGAAATGCTCTATCCTGGATGAGGTATTCATCCGGGTCGCTGTTGTTGTCCATGGCCTCGAATGTGGCGCGGAACTTTCGGAGTTCCTCTTCCGGTGGTGATTGAGCCACCAGCGTGACCGCAAACAGCTCCAGAGTCGCTCGAAGCTCGTACAGTGCTGCGGCGTCCTCCAGGGTTGGAACCGTGACGAAGGCCCCTTTTCGTGGTGTCAGTGAGACGAGCCCCGTCTTTGCCAGCTGGCGAATAGCCTCTCGGACCGGAGTTCGGGAGACGGCCATCTTGTTCGCCAGATCGACCTCCGAGAGTTTCGCTCCTGGTTTAATAATCCCTTGAACGATAGCCTCTTTTATCTTTTCGTAAACGATTTGCCTCAGATCGACGCTTTTTGCCGGCATCAGGGGGTTTTTCCTGGTCATGAACACTCCTCCCAAAAAATCAGGTGCAGCGTTCATTATACAAAAAACTATGAGAAAGAGAAAAGGGGGCCTCTAAAAACTCGGAAACTCGCATCAGGTCGTTTCGACGAGGCCCATTCGAGGTTTCGTGTTTTTGACCTGCCGTCGTGAAGTATCGACTGGG
The genomic region above belongs to Dethiosulfovibrio peptidovorans and contains:
- a CDS encoding AAA family ATPase, with the protein product MTCWEIPLAERMRPVSLDQYQGHLSILGPGASLRAMLKEGVVPSCILYGPPGIGKTALVRLMASVTERDLLEINAVSANVSQLRALVERGAQFKAMTGRGAIAFVDEIYHLNKGQQNALLPAVERGDVVLVGATTENPWFEINKTLLSRLLVFSLAPLNNVDLVNIMQAALADRDRGLGELELTWDDEVLMAIAQGTGGDARQALTRLEYLARAVSVSGGSKLTVERARRELPKSSLRHDREGDDHYQVISAFIKSIRGSDPDATVYWLARLLRAGEDIRFVARRMVISAAEDVGLADPMALVIASAAAHGAEMTGMPEARIILSEAAIYLAAAPKSNRAYDAMNCAMAAVDAGDLQAVPPHLINGNPGYVYPHDDPRHWVPQAYLEEPRRFYRPSDVGYETKISRILRRYWRRFRENSQED
- a CDS encoding GntR family transcriptional regulator, coding for MTRKNPLMPAKSVDLRQIVYEKIKEAIVQGIIKPGAKLSEVDLANKMAVSRTPVREAIRQLAKTGLVSLTPRKGAFVTVPTLEDAAALYELRATLELFAVTLVAQSPPEEELRKFRATFEAMDNNSDPDEYLIQDRAFHNLLYRASGNRFLCGVLLDIQDMINLYRPYSLAEPSYLKALSDGHVAVINAILDRNAERARQEMSEHIGLTKSSVENFLKSHPGAIKPQSS